In Rutidosis leptorrhynchoides isolate AG116_Rl617_1_P2 chromosome 2, CSIRO_AGI_Rlap_v1, whole genome shotgun sequence, one genomic interval encodes:
- the LOC139888177 gene encoding uncharacterized protein gives MALEDLLLSESESETDSDSAESDSDEDLIQEGYNTLNLLDSLDALDEEDGARNSRTIIRRCRLQRDRIDTGNRLFRDYFSDNPTFPGDYFRNRFRISKSLFMRIGHAILTYNSQPRPDYFKFFYQRYDATGQLGFNIFQKCTSAIHQLAYDIAPDAFDEYLHMGASTSRDCLKNYCKCIIHMFSREYLRKPTEEDVRRLHAKHLEMHGFPVAWQGHYHMGDHEGPTIMLEAVSSYDMWIWHAFFGPAGSNNDINVLNESDLFEDLLDGRAPEVRYTINGHEFTKGYYLVDGIYPEWATLVKLFKCPIEPKKM, from the exons atggctttGGAAGATTTATTACTTTCTGAGAGCGAAAGCGAAACGGATAGTGATAGCGCAGAGTCCGATTCCGATGAAGATTTAATTCAAGAAGGTTACAACACGCTTAACTTACTCGATTCGCTTGATGCATTGGACGAAGAAGATGGGGCTCGAAATTCTCGTACAATTATAAGAAGATGCCGGTTACAAAGAGATCGTATTGATACCGGTAATCGTTTGTTTCGCGACTATTTCTCGGATAATCCAACATTTCCTGGTGATTATTTTCGAAATCGATTTCGAATAAGTAAGTCATTGTTTATGCGTATTGGTCATGCTATTCTAACATATAATTCTCAACCGAGACCcgattattttaaatttttttatcaaCGATACGATGCAACCGGTCAACTCGGTTTCAATATTTTTCAAAAGTGTACATCGGCCATACATCAATTGGCGTATGACATTGCGCCTGATGCATTCGATGAGTATTTACACATGGGCGCATCAACGTCTCGTGATTGTTTAAAAAATTATTGCAAATGTATTATTCATATGTTTTCGCGAGAGTATTTAAGGAAACCAACTGAAGAAGATGTTCGTCGATTGCATGCCAAACATTTGGAGATGCACGGTTTTCCGG TTGCGTGGCAAGGGCATTACCACATGGGTGATCACGAAGGACCAACAATAATGCTCGAGGCGGTTTCGTCCTACGATATGTGGATTTGGCACGCTTTCTTTGGTCCAGCGGGTTCGAACAATGATATTAATGTTCTTAATGAATCGGATTTGTTCGAAGATTTATTGGATGGTCGAGCTCCTGAGGTCCGTTACACTATCAACGGGCACGAATTTACCAAAGGGTATTACTTGGTAGATGGCATATACCCAGAATGGGCAACACTTGTCAAGTTGTTTAAATGTCCAATTGAGCCAAAAAAAATGTAA